The Juglans regia cultivar Chandler chromosome 1, Walnut 2.0, whole genome shotgun sequence nucleotide sequence GGGTTCTAGACCAAACCTGGAAAAAAAACCTAACCCAAATGAACAATCTTACATACATCACATCGTAAGAAGTATTGTACCAAAATACAGTTTACAcaacaaacccaaaaataacaaaacatacaattaaTCAAAAGTGATCATTATGTACTCGTAAATTTGTTGTCGTGGCGTTTTAATCAAATTTAGAGTGGCCGTTAGGTCCCACCTTGGCAGATGAAGTCCACTGTATTTACTTCTTTGCAAAGTAAATATTctagaaatagaaagagaaaatgaatcTCATAGGATTAAGATTTGAAACGtgcttatattttaaattaagtggtTATTTGGGATTGCAAtaggaaataaaattttctatcgTAGAacttttaattgtaaaattatactCAAAAttagttctactattaaaaggATTTTAACTATTTGGTAAGCTTATAACTAAAGcgtttttaaaattagagaCACTGTGTTTTGAACAAAAGAATCAATTCAGTACTTTTTCTAATCAAATAGATTTTCAGCCTGTTTTGACAGGCTGAatgcacttttttaaaatttaccaTGTTGGGTATAAACCAGTGTtgtgaatttcgtaccgtaccggtcggtacggccgaaatttttcgtaccggctGTTCAGCCGGTACAGATACTATATCTGTTTCGTACTGGCCAAAATACCGgacgtaccggcctcaatttcggccagtgttttttttttttcattttttaaaactacaagcttattttttaaccctcaattcagactagactatttataatatatatatgtatttatatataatttatttatatatagactattattttggaatataattgttatatataatttatttatatatcgactatcccgaaatgttatccTGAAACGCTACCCGAAATGGTactggtaccgaaatatttcgtttcagtgccttgaccgTTACGGCGTCTGATAcggtatttaaaacattggtatAAACGCGCTTTACAGGCGAGGAAAGAGTCGTGTGCGATGAAGGAAGCCAACTACTGCTATAGTGGCATAGTGGGCGTGGATGCATGCAGTAATAATTGGCTATAGGCCGGGTGGTTTGgattagagatgagttgagataatttataaatagtaaaataaaatattattaaaatattattattattttgagatttaaaaaaattgaattatttattatattttatgtagaaatttaaaaaaattataataatgagatgagataagtttaaATTACATCAAACACCGTACGGTCCAGGGATAAAGCCAACTACTCGCATCCCTCTAGCAATGAAGTATGTGTTATTAACCGTTTTGCGGTTTTAAAAGATCAGGTATAATTAATCCCTGTGCAGTCTTCACACGAAATGAATACAATTCATTGAAGTTATACAGATCGAGCGCATGCATGCATTCGGTGCTGTTCCTAGCTAGGTGGCCTTAATTTACGCTATGTTTCCCGCCCTTTTACGCGTTCCTTCCCGCATGAAAGTCAGTTTtagctttaattaatttacaatgcAGTAGGACCTTAGTTTATAAAATCTAGaatgaatatgataaatttacaaCGTACTCTCTTAAGACACGCAGCTTAtaactcttatatataattaaatatatataggataaaattatagattcgatttttttttttttttaatagaagagTCAAGATCAcgtgtccatgagtgaccctgtcctaattttattaataaaaaatcctCACTTTAggcagaggaataccgtggaatcaacattacaaattaaaagaacaaCGACATCATACCCCAATCCAACTCCCAAcatcaaacaacaaaaaatacactcaaaaaagaaaaatactacacCCGAACACTTCTTATATAAGGGCATCCCATGTTCTCCAACCTAATAATGtagtttttaatttcagttttagtAGTGAAGCGGTGACataattgttattaattgtataattgatTTAAGAGAAGCTTCTAATGTTGAAGCGGTgctataaatatgaataattctaAATCGAAATCTTACATCGTTATTTAATCAATacgtaatttatcatttttgcctctatatcttaatatttaaatatttgcgtaattaaatagaagaaaaaaattgacaaatcacatgtttaattagTAGTATAAAGCTTTCTTGGaacatttctctctctatatatatatatattatatatatatatatatatatatcgaagtACAAGAGTAACTGAAcaaatagctagctagccatgCAGGAGATCAAAGTTGAGATGATCAGTAGAGAGGTAATAAAACCTTCCTGTCCAACTCCCCATCATCTTAGATGCTTTGATCTCTCCCTTTTAGATCAGCTACAACCCGAAAATTATATATCAGTGGTGATATTCTACTCAAACAACCCTTGTGATCTTCCCCATTTCAAGGCCGTTGATATATCCCATAGGCTAAAGACATCATTGTCTGAAACCCTGCGTCGTTTCTATCCACTTGCTGGGAGAGTAAAAAATAATGTCTCAATTGAGTGCAACGATGCTGGCGTTGATTATTTGGAAGCACGAGTCAATTGCCATCTCTCAGACATTCTTGAACAACGTCCCGAACAGAAAATGTTGTACCACTTTCTTCCGAAAGTGACTGAACCCATGGATCAACCAAGCTTGGAACCTTTGGTTCTAGTTCAAGCTAGCTTCTTTGAATGTGGCGGATTGGCCATTGGTGTGTGTGTTTCCCACAAGGTAGCCGATGCAGCCACGACTAGCATGTTCACTAATAGTTGGGCTAGCGCGGCTCTTGCCGCGTCTGGTGAAGCAGTGCTGCCTCCGGAATTCAGTGCCGCATCTCGCATACCTCCGAGACATAAGTTGCCGCCACTAGCCATGAGCTTGGCGAACGAGACGACTGTTTCAAGGAGGTACGTGTTTGATGCACCAAAGATTGATGCTCTCAAGACAAAAGCCGCCAGCGCCAACGTTCTACAGCCCAC carries:
- the LOC109013443 gene encoding BAHD acyltransferase At5g47980-like; translation: MQEIKVEMISREVIKPSCPTPHHLRCFDLSLLDQLQPENYISVVIFYSNNPCDLPHFKAVDISHRLKTSLSETLRRFYPLAGRVKNNVSIECNDAGVDYLEARVNCHLSDILEQRPEQKMLYHFLPKVTEPMDQPSLEPLVLVQASFFECGGLAIGVCVSHKVADAATTSMFTNSWASAALAASGEAVLPPEFSAASRIPPRHKLPPLAMSLANETTVSRRYVFDAPKIDALKTKAASANVLQPTRVEAVSSLIWKCAITVSRSKRKFLLPSRLTQVVNIRERLTPPFPKNTFGNLVWFYSRETTDNEIQLHRLVTELRKGKEAFSEDYASKLSGDETFSVDSQDIKHLSSLFASEGNTDHILISSWCRYPLYEADFGLGKPTWVTMGNNLMFKNSIFLMDTRDGSGIEAWITLSEEDMALFEQDKDLLGFASSNPTVHD